CGTACCCAAGTCTCTATTCCGGGTTTCCGGAAAGGTCGTGTCCCGATAGCAATCCTCAAATCACGATTCCCTGAACACGTCAACAGCGAAGCTGTTCGATATCTTGTCGCTCCTGCCTACGAAGATGCAATCTATAACGAACGGCTCAATCCACTCACACAACCCACCTTCGCGCCGCCGCTTACTGAATTACAAGTCAAAGAAAACGAGCCTTTCACGTTCTCAGCCACCGTAGACATTCGCCCCAATATCAGCCTTCCGAGTTATGATGAACTCGTAACCGATAAAAATCCAGTTAACGTGCCCCGTGAAGATGTTGATACTTATATTACGCGGTTGCAAGCGCAATCTGCAACTTATGAACCGCTCGATGTTGAACGTCCGGTCCAAGAGAATGACTGCGTTCGGATAGATTGGGAATGCTCACTCGACGGAAATCGAATTGATGCCGAGTCACGACAAGATGTTGATATAGAACTCGGCGTTGGGGCTATACACGAAAAACTTGAGCAGGCGTTACTCGAAATGGAGATCGGGGATACAAATAATGTGGATATTGAATTTCCACAAGACCATAGTGTCGCTGAACTGGCAGGCAAATCTGCTCAATACGAAATAACGCTGCACGCTATCACAGAAAAACAACTCCCGCCCTTAGATGACGAGTTTGCCAAAGACCTTGGGTATGAAACCTATTCTCAACTTTATGGGTTGATATGGAACAATCTTGTTGAGGAAGAGACGAGTCTACATGTTGATAAACAGAAGGGAGAATTGCTGGAGCAACTCATCGAAAAAACCGATATTACCATCCCAGATCCCTTAGTCGATCAATATGTCCAACAAACACTTCAGAACGTCAAACAACAACTGGCAAATGAGCACAGAAGTCCTGAAGATGCTGGGATTAACATGGATACCCTGCCCGATGAGTTACGTCGAGATGTTATTCAACAAACAAAACAGTCATGGATTTTCGAGATAATCGCTGAGAAGGAAGGCATTTTCGTATCCGATGACGAATTAGAACATGAGATTCGACGCGCTGCAGAACAACAAAATCGAGACGCTCAAAAATACGCTTCTCTGCTAAAGTCCAGCAATCGATTAGAGGATTTTCGGGGACAATTACAACACGAAAAAATTTATCAATTCCTGATTAATCGCGCATCTGCCAAGCAATCGCTCATAATTACCTGAAGAATAGCAGTCAGCCATCAGCCAGAAGCAGGTATTCTTAAACGAAAACCTCTCCTACTGACTGCTGAAAGGATTTTTGAAAAAAATCCGACCTGACGGCTGATGGCTATTAAAAAATATGAACCTTGTACCTATCGTCGTTGAACAAACCAGCCGAGGCGAACGCTCATACGATATTTATTCTCGTCTACTTGAAGACCGAATTATCATGATCGGGACACCGATTGATGATGATGTCATCGCGAACATTGTAACAGCACAGATGCTTTTCCTTGAGGGGAAGGACCCGGATGCAGACATAGTGCTCTATATTAACACACCCGGTGGTTCCGTTTCTGCCGGTTTGGCAATCTATGACACGATGCAGTATATCAAAGCCGATGTCCAGACATGGTGTTTAGGTAGAGCTTATAGTATGGGAGCTATTCTTCTCGCTGCGGGAGCACCCGGGAAGCGTTACGCGCTTCCACATGCAAAAGCACTCATTCACCAACCGATGGCAAGTGGCATCGGGGGTCAAGCCTCTGATATTAGCATCCATGCAAAAGAAATTCTGCAGGAACGCGACCGACTTTATTCTATTTTAGCAGCGCATACGGGTCAAGATATTGAGAAGATCGCGACTGATGCCGACCGTGACTATTACATGACTGCTGAACAGGCACTTAAATACGGTCTCGTTGACCAAGTCGTCTTCCAACGTGCCATACAGCAAGACGGCAATCAGCAATCGGCAATCAGCAATCGGTAAAGAGATTTTCTGGTGGAAGTACGTCCTCTTCACTAACGACTGAAAGGATTTTTTGAAAAAAATCCGCCCTGACTGCGACGCAAGACGCGTGTGCGCTTGCGGGACAATGCTATAAAAAAGGAGAGAACTTCTATGTCCGAATCCATCCATCGTGATTTGTTCTGTTCATTCTGCCAACAGGAGAGTACGCAAGTCCGCCGACTCCTTCAGGGCAGAGAAGCAAATATTTGCGTTGAATGTATTGTCCGATTGTCAGCGTCCACTGTAGATAGTGCTTCCTGTTCATTTTGTAGACGCGATAACACCCAGATCGAAAGACTTTTTAACGGACTTGATGCAAATATCTGTGAGAAATGTCTTGCCGAGTGTATCGTTGTTTGTAATGACATTCTCACGCGTGAACCCGATGGGAGTCTCGACTTTTCTATAGAGGACTTTAAAAGCGGTGATTCGAGCGAACAGGAGGGATCTGGCAGTGGTCCTGAGCGTAGAGCTTCACGGGTTCGTGGAAGTAGTGCCCACGAGCAAATGGAAACTGATCCTGCAAACACAACACACTCTCGAACAGAAAATGAACAAGACCCATTTGCAGCACCGCCTTCACCCGAAAAAATTAAAGCAAAGCTTGATGAATATGTAGTCGGTCAGGAAGATGCGAAAAAGACGTTATCTGTTGCTGTTTACACACATTATAAACGCTTACACCATGGCAATACAACTGATGAGGTTGAATTAGACAAGAGCAACATTTTACTCATTGGTCCAACCGGCACGGGAAAAACGCTCCTCGCGCAAACCCTCGCTAAGGTGTTAGACGTGCCATTCGCTATTACCGATGCAACGACGTTGACGGAAGCAGGGTACGTGGGTGAAGATGTCGAAAATATCATCTTGAAGTTGGTCCAAGCCGCAGATGGTGATGTCGCCCGTGCAGAAACAGGCATCATTTATATTGATGAAATTGATAAGATCACACGTAAATCTGAAAACCCATCAATTACTCGTGATGTTTCCGGTGAAGGTGTTCAGCAGGCATTGCTTAAGATTCTTGAAGGAACAATGGCGAATGTTCCACCGCGCGGCGGCAGGAAGCACCCGCATCAAGAGATGATCGAGGTGAACACCAAAAAGGTGTTGTTCATTTGTGGTGGGACCTTTATTGGGTTGGAAAAGGGCATTAATGATAGACTTGGAAAACAGAGTATTGGCTTTGGTTCGCCTATTCAACCTAAGCGTGAAACAAAAATTCATGAAATTCTCGCACAGGTAACACCAAAGGATCTCATTAAATACGGTTTTATACCAGAATTAATTGGGCGCCTACCGGTTGTCACAACGCTTCATGAACTGGATGCCCCAGCACTCGTTCGCATTCTCACTGAACCCAAGAACGCTTTGATTAGGCAATATCAGCATCTCTTGGCTTATGAAGGCGTGCAATTCCACGTGTCTGATGAGGCGTTAACCGCCATTGCAGATGAGGTAATTGAACGTGAAACTGGGGCGCGTGGGTTAAGGGCTGTTTTTGAAAGAATTATGCTTGATACGCTTTATCGTCTTCCTTCGCTTGACGATGTTGAAGCGTGCCATGTTAGCGAAGATACCGTGCGTAAGAATGAACTGCCAGAACTCGCTTACAGGAAATCCGAAGCACTTAAAACCGCTTAATAGTTTTTAATTATTCCTTGCGGAGGGATGAGGTGGGTTTGGGAGTTCACGGTCTCTTCCGTATATCTAAAGTCCTAACGCACGTCGCTACACCACAAGGTAAAATTAAAAAAGGAAAAAAATATGAATTCGACAGCAACGAAAGAATACGAAACGGTAAGTTTACCCGTTATCTATTTGCCCCCGGATTTCGATGCGATTTTGATTTTTCCGAGGACAAGATCTCTTTTAAATGTTGCCCGCCAAAGGGGAGTCCAGGCAACCCATACTGCCCTCAGCGCAAATAGGCGTATACTCCTTCTCTACCAAAAAGTGGAACTGGAAGAAGGGGAAGAGGTGACTCCGGAACACCTCCACACCGTTGGTGCTGTCGCAAATATCATTGAGTCTTATGAACCCGGCGACGGCACCATCCGAATCGCTATTGCCGCAGAACATCGCGCAATAGTTCTCCGTTTTACAGAGACTGATGACTTTTTGAGTGCGGACGTGCAAATCGTCCATGAGGAGATAGGCTTAGCGAGCACCTCCGAGGCTCTCATGAAGGAAGCCAGAAAACTTTTCAATGAGTATGCAAAGACGCGACAGCAGGAACAGAGTAGGGGTTCACAACCTCAAGGTTTAAGCTCTGATGAAGTCAAACGCTCCATTAAGGAGCAAGAAGAACCTGGGCATCTCGCAGATACTATCGCAGGAATTCTCAATCTCACGCCATCGGAACGCCAAGCTGTTATGGACGAACTGAATCCTATTAAGCGTCTACAACTCATCATCCAGTTTTTGAACCAAGCACTGGAACGGAATGAACTCCGTGATGACATTCATAATCAGGTTCGCGAATCCGTCCAGAAGACGCATCGTGAATTCTACCTTCAGGAACAGATGAAGGTTATCCAGAAAGAACTGGGTAGGGATGATATTGCTGAAGTTGATGAGCTCCGAGAACAGGTGAAAAACGCTGGCTTGTCTGAAGAAGCGGAAGAAAAGGCTCTTAAAGAGCTCGATCGGCTGGCACAGATACCCCCGCAGTCTGCTGAATCTGGCGTTATCCGCACTTATGTTGATTGGATACTTGCGCTACCGTGGAAAGAGAAAACAGAGGATCAGCTTGAACTCCCCGAAGCACAGCGGATACTTGATGAGGACCACTACGGGTTAGAGAAACCAAAAGAAAACGTGTTGGAATACCTTGCTGTTTTACAACTCGTCAAACACCTCAAAGGACCTATTATCTGTCTTGTTGGTCCTCCCGGGGTTGGAAAAACCTCACTCGGCAAATCAATTGCCCGCGCCACAGGTAGAAAGTTTGTCAGAATGTCTCTCGGTGGTGTTCGAGACGAAGCTGAGATTCGCGGACACAGACGCACTTATATCGGTGCAATCCCTGGACGTATCATCCAAGGACTCCGCGATGTCAAGTCGAAAAATCCACTGTTCTTGCTTGATGAGATTGATAAACTCAGCTCGGATTTCCGGGGCGATCCTGCATCTGCTCTCCTGGAAGTGCTTGATCCCGAACAAAACTCCACTTTCCGAGATCATTACATGGATATCGCATTCGACCTCTCGGATGTTATGTTTATCACGACTGCCAACACCCGTGTTACGATACCGCCTGCACTCCAGGACCGGATGGAAATCATTGAGTTGCCGGGTTATACAGATTTTGAGAAGCATAACATCACTACCTTTACACCGAATGGTCTTATCCCTAAGCAACTCGAACGTCATGGGCTTTCAGATAACAATGTCGCTTTCACCGACGAAGCCATCTTTGAGATGATTCACAAGTACACGCGTGAGGCTGGGGTGCGAAACCTTGAACGCACAATCACGACTGTCATGCGAAAGGTTGCGAGGGAGATCGTCACGGAAGATACGCCAGATCTCAAGGTTGAAGTGACACCTGCGAACTTAAGCGACTATCTCGGACCTGCGAAATGGACGCGCACGAAAGCTGAAGAACGTAATGAAGTCGGTGTTGCGACAGGCATGGTATGGACCCAAATCGGCGGTGATATTGTTTCTGTTGAAGCAACAACGATGCAGGGAGAAGGCAAACTGAATATGACAGGTCAACTTCAGGAAGTGATGCGTGAGTCTGTTCAGACTGCTGTCGCTTACATCCGCTCCCGCGCCGAATCTTTCGGACTCTCCGACAATCGGTTTGATCAACAGGACATCCATATTCACATTCCGGAAGGCGCAGTGCCAAAGGATGGTCCGTCCGCTGGTATCACCCTCGCCACAGCGATTCTCTCAGCGCTCACAGGAAAGTCTGTTCGCAAAGATGTTGCCATGACCGGAGAGATTACGCTCCGCGGAAGAGTTCTGCCGATTGGTGGCTTAAAAGAAAAAGCACTCGCTGCCTATCGAAACGGTATTTTCGACATCATTATTCCTGAGGACAACGAGAAAGATGAGACTGACATCCCGACCGAAATTCGGGAAGGCATCCGTTTTCACAAAGTCAACGATATGACACAGGTGCTGGAACAGGCACTCACAGATCCCATCGTGGAACCCGAAGTTCCTGTAGAAGTGCCGGTTGTCTCCCAACCACCAGTGTAAGAATAGTTATCAGTTATCGGTTAAAGAGATGCTTGTGGCGGTTACCTGATGTGCCACTGCCACAACCCCTTAACCGACAACCGACAACCGACAACTATTAAAAAATGCGCTTAGACAAATTCCTGCAGGTCAGTCGTCTCGTGAAACGACGTACAATCGCCAACACTCTCTGCAGCAAAGGTGCGGTCAGCGTCAATGGACACGCTGCGAAAGCGGGAAAAATGCTCGCTGTTGGTGATGTTATCTGCTTACCTCATCCATCCGGCGATGAAGAGGCACCTGAACCTGAATACGAGGTGCTTGAACTGCCCGCTGGAAACGTTTCGCGTGCCCGTGCCACAACGCTCTATCGTCAACTAAACTCGTAGTCTCTATCTCCTGATCAAGCAAGGCACATCAGCCTATGAGTTTGTCATTTGAGAAAACCGCAGTCGCTACGAAGCCGAAGTCCCACGCTTTAGCGTGTGGGCACTATCACATCCAGCACATCAAGAACCGCAGTGGAACTGCGTCCAAGGGACCATGATTAAAAAACCGAAGGTTGGACTCACAATAGGGGATGCGGCTGGCATCGGTCCCGAAATCGTTGTCAAGGCACTTACCCATAAGAGTGTATATTCGTTATGCCAACCGATCGTTATTGGTAGTTCCGCTATCCTTCAGGACGCGTGTTCCCGCTTCGCATCTTCCAGCAGACCTCCACTCAACCTCAATATAATCAAAACCCCGATGCAGGCAATTGCAAAGCATGGAACGATTGATGTCCTTGATGTGTCTTTAATATCCCCTCAGGACATTTCTGTGGGTACTATAGATGCGCGAGCGGGTGCTGCTGCTGTGGAAGCCATTGAAACAGGGACGCATCTTACGATGCATCGCGAACTGGATGCCCTCACAACTGCCCCGATCTGCAAAGCCGCTATACACCGCGCAGGGTTTTCCTATCCAGGACATACGGAAATGCTTGCTGCCTTTACGAACACACCACAGGTAGTAATGATGCTCTGTACACCCGAAGCATTGGATAACCACCAGCCGTCAGCGACCAACAGTGAAAAAAATAGCCGTCAGCCATCAGGTGTCAGCCGTCAGCAAGATACCGTCGACTCTGTTTCTTCTGTTGCTGATAGCCGACGGTTTCCGACGGTTTCCGACAGCCAGTACGCTGATGGTTTCCCAGAGTCTCAGAGGTCACGCGATCACGATCATCGTGATGGCGTGCCTCTGCGGAGAGTTATTCCAGCGGTTTCCTTCGTTACGAATCACGTTGCATTAGCTGATGTATCAAAACATCTCTCTGTCGAAAGGATTGTTGAGGTTATACGTATCACTCGACAGGCACTGATCCGTTGTGGTATCTCCGAACCGAGACTTGCCATTGCGGGGTTAAACCCTCACGCAGGTGAGGACGGCGTGTTCGGAAAAGAGGAGGAGTTCCTTATCCGTCCAGCCATCGCGCAGGCACAAACACACCTCGGCACAATCGATGGACCGCTTCCCGCGGACGCACTTTTTGTCAAGGCAAGTCAAGGCGAATGGCACGCCGTTATCGTGATGTATCACGATCAGGGCAATATTCCGATAAAACTTCTTGGATTTGGTAAACTTGTGAATGTCACTTTAGGCTTACCGATTGTCCGGACGAGCGTGGACCACGGAACGGCATTTGACATAGCTGGCAAAGGTATCGCTAACGAAATGAGTTTGGTGGGCGCATTAAGTTGTGCTGCGCGACTCGCGCGGACTTTTTAATTTACCTTGCGGAGGAATAATATGGACTTGACTTTGAAGTGCCTTTCTTATATCCGTCCTCCACTACGTTACAGACTACAATTCAGAAAATAATCAAAATCAGCCGCCTGCAACAACGGCGCATGAGGTAGGCACCCAAAATTCGTTGTTAAACCACCGCTTCATTTTCATTTAACGCCTTGCGAATAATCAAAAAATTAGAAAAATGAGAAAGATTCGTTTTTTTTTAGCCATAATTTTTATATGCTACACCGTTCTAACATTAATTTCCGTAGCACAGACCCCATCAACATTGGGGACATCCAGAGAAAATGTTCAAGCAAAAATCCCAAGCAAAAATCCTCTACAGATTCTCGCAACCACATCGGACACACTCACAGCCCGTTTCACACTACCCGAAATCCAAGTAAGGAATAGCCGTCAGCAAGAATGGCAGTCGGCAGTCGGCAGTCGGCAGTCAGCAAAGAGAGTTCCCTTAAACGATACCCTCTTTACCGATAGCCAAGAGGTTTTTTCGGAAGAAAAAACCGCCCCGACAGCCGATAGCCAATACATCGAAATCTATTTTGCGGGTGCGGATTGGACGCTTGATGTTGGGAAACCGCGTCTCCCTATCTACACACAACGCATCGGTATTCCCATCGTTGGGACACCTATTGTCACCGTCATTCAAGCACGTCCAGAGATAAGAAACGTTGAAAATATTCGTATCACGCCAGACGACCCAATTTTCCCTTCTCCAACGACACACTCCCGCCCCAATACTTCGCGGGCTCAAGGCTTTTATCCGACACAGTTGGTTGAGGCTATCCCCGTAGGTTTTGTGCGGGACCAGCGCATCGCGAGTCTGCAAATCAACCCGATACAATACAATCCGGCAACAAAGCAGTTGAAAATTTTCAAATCTGTGACATTCCGTATCGATTTCCCATCTTTTCGGGTAACGAGTGGGAACCTGGGCATGGGAACTTCTGCTGGTAAAACTGTTTCTGCTGCTCCGTCTACCTTTTCAAGGAAATCTCCGGCTTTTGAGAGTTTATTCCAAGGAACGCTGCGAAATTATGATCAGGCAAAACCGTGGCGCAGTCAGCGGCAGATGTCTTACGGAAATTACGCTCCTCGAGCACCCGCCCTAACAGTTTCCAATACGTTCCGATTTAAAATCCCCATTACCAGAACGGATCTCTATCGCATTACCTATAATAAGATTAGAGCAACAGGTATCGAGCCAGAAGATATTGACCTTGATACCGTTCGATTGGAAAGTAGCGGACAAAAACAGGGCATCTATGTTTTTGATGAAAACGGGAACAACACCTTCGACCAAGACGAGTGGATGGTCTTTTATGGGCGCGCATTGGCTGATAACAAATTTACCGACGAAAACGTTTACTGGCTTCGCTTCGCTTTACAAGGAGAGCCAAATACTGGCATTGAGGGGTCGCGCGTTGAGGAACGAGACGCAACGCCAGTGACACAAAACCTGATATCACCCACCGCTTTCTTAGCACGTGCTCGATTTGAAGAAAATGTGCATCATGATGTCTTGGCGGGTACCGAGATTAAGTCTGAACTTGCCGATCACTATTTCTGGGTTGCTTTCCGCGGTGGGAACATTGATACAAGTCGAAAGGATTTTCCCATAGAGGTGCCCATGGCTGTCCCACGGCTCGCGATCGACCGCTTAGCCACCTTGCGTCTCAAATTCCAAGGGGCTTCCCGCAGAGGGAACGCACTTCACCTTGCCCGAATTTCTTTCAACGGTCTTCAACTCGGTAGGATTGAGGAGTGGAAACGCCAAGGTTCGCAGATCGCGACCCGCAGCATTCCACATGCCCGCGTCCATAATAACCAAGTGAATTTCATGCGTATCGAGGCATTGGATAAGAATCACACCCCCGCTGGCTCCTACGACTTCTATCTCGACTGGTATGAATTTGACTATTGGCGAGGGTTTCAGGCAGAGGCTAACCGTCTTGAGTTCAATACCAATACTGAACCACGCAACCGTGGCAAAGTCCATTACAACGTCCGAAACATCTTTCAGGATACAATTGATGTGTATCAAATTGACGAGAATGGCATCGCCAGTAGACTCACTGGTGGTAAAGTTACGCGCATTGGTGCGAGCCATCAAATTCTCTTTGAGGATACTGTCAACCAACACAAGCGTTATTTCGTCATCAGCCGTTCTGGCTATCGAAGCATCAACGCGCTTGTCCGAACGCCGCCAACACCGTTACGCAATCCTTCCAACCAAGCAGACTATGTCGTCATTACGCATCCGAACTTCACCGAAAACATTCAACCCCTCGTCGAATTTCGCCGTTCACAGGGCTTGACGACTATGGTTGTTGATATTGGTGATATCTACGATGAATTCAGCGATGGTCTTTTTAACCCCTTTGCGATCCGTCGGTTCCTCCGATACGCCTATAACAGTTGGCAACAGCCTGCGCCCACTTATGTCCTCCTCGTTGGCGATGCCCACTATGATTACAAAAACACGACGGTTGAGCGTTATCGTCGCGATCCCAATTTTCGTGGCACCTATAATCTCTATCCGATCACTGTGCCTACATATCATGGATGGGCACCCGCAAGTGGGGAAACCGCTATGGACCAGCGCTTTGTTAACATCAGCGGCGAGGATGCACTTCCAGACATGCTTATCGGAAGACTCTCTGTTCAAACTCGCGATGAACTCGCGACCATGGTTGAAAAGATCATCAACTATGAGAAGAATCTTCAAACGGGGGTGTGGCAAGGGACATTGATTCAGGTCGCAGATGACCACACAGATAATCCATCCGATGGTGTCTTTGAGGCATCGCGTAATGAATTGATACAGGAAATTATACCCGTTGGATATGACACTCGCCAAATTTATCTTCGAAAGATTAGAAGCCCCGATCGCACACGCGCGCAAATTCGTGCTGCTATCAACAGAGGCGCGCTTGCCATTGAATATACTGGGCATGGAGGCATACAGACGTGGGCAGATGAGGCTATTTTTCATAGCGAAGATGTCGTTAGTCTGCGAAACCGATACCTCCCCTTTGTTATTACAACGACCTGTCTGAATGGACAGTTTGACAAACCGCAGCAGGTTGGGAACTTCTGCCTGAGCGAGCAATTTCTGTTGGGAAAATATGGTGCGATTGCGGCACTCTCGGCGACACGGTTAACCTACGGCACAGCAAATGCCGAATTCGACAAAGACCTCTTTGAATCCCTGTTCGGAGTAGGTCGTGCACCTAAACTTGTTATCAACGGTGATGGTGAACTTCCACCAACGATAGGGCATATTGTTGCCGATGCTAAAATTAGTTTTGTCAGTCGCATTCGGAATACACAATGGATCCCTGGGACGGAACAATACACACTTTTCGGAGACCCCGCGTCCCACCTCGCTCGTCCCGAACTTGATATAAAGGTTGATTTAGAACGCATCGCGCTCAACAAGACACACGAAATTGTCATCAAGGCGAACGAGGTAGGAACAATTGAAGATGTTTTTGATAAGGTGTCTGGAATTGCACTGCCAGGTGCTGAGCGTTTTACAATCGCATCCGATTTTAGTACGGAGTCGCTCACTGCCTTCGCAACCTTCGCGAATCATTTTGACGATAATATCAATAATGACCTCGTGCAGCGGACGGGCGGCAGAGTCTGGAAGGGGGAATATGGGACGATTCGTCTTGACGTACCAAACAGCGCGCTACCGGGTGGCGGAGTTGCACGGGTCTTCGCTTATGATGAGACTCGCGCTGCTATCGGCGGAACTCGGTTTTGGATTGACACACCCGTTGTACACGACATCCGAGAAACCATTGATATTAAAGTTACAGACACGCTCAGTATTAGCGTCCTTGTTGTTGATGATAAGGGACCCGGCGGTATACGAAGTATAAAGGTTTTATGGGATGACACGGCTACCTTCAAAGACGAGACAATACAGATGGTCCCTGCGCGAGCCCCCCCTGGCGATGTCCCTCTCGGTGGACAATGGTATGAACTCGAAACAGCCATTCCGCTGCCACCGGGTGGACGGCAGGTCCGCTATCGACTCCTCATTACTGACAGCACAGGACATGAAATCGCTATCCCATCAAAAATAGAACGCAACATCGTCAGAGTGCCTGAGGGTCCCAACATCGCAATTGGTACGGATGAAACCGACAGGGCACCTATTCAATATACGTTTGATGAGGAAAAGAACAACTATCAACTCGTCGGAGAGATCATTAACATTGGTGGACGTCTCGTTCGATCCGATATTGAAGTGGTATTTGCTGAAGGTAACCCAGATGCAGAGGGGAATAGCATCATCGACGAAGATGCCGATATCATAGGGCGGGTGACCATTACACCGGACGATTGGACAGATGGCATACACGCGTTGCAACGCGTGACTGCAACTTTGGATCTTGACAAACCGCTCGCAACAGGCGTACACAAGATTTATGTTCTCGCGGATCCCGATGATCCGGAGATTGAGGACGAAATTCTCGGAAATATCCAAGAATCACGCCAGTTTGATAACAAAAAACACATCTCCTTTATCGTCAA
Above is a window of Candidatus Poribacteria bacterium DNA encoding:
- a CDS encoding T9SS type A sorting domain-containing protein; amino-acid sequence: MRKIRFFLAIIFICYTVLTLISVAQTPSTLGTSRENVQAKIPSKNPLQILATTSDTLTARFTLPEIQVRNSRQQEWQSAVGSRQSAKRVPLNDTLFTDSQEVFSEEKTAPTADSQYIEIYFAGADWTLDVGKPRLPIYTQRIGIPIVGTPIVTVIQARPEIRNVENIRITPDDPIFPSPTTHSRPNTSRAQGFYPTQLVEAIPVGFVRDQRIASLQINPIQYNPATKQLKIFKSVTFRIDFPSFRVTSGNLGMGTSAGKTVSAAPSTFSRKSPAFESLFQGTLRNYDQAKPWRSQRQMSYGNYAPRAPALTVSNTFRFKIPITRTDLYRITYNKIRATGIEPEDIDLDTVRLESSGQKQGIYVFDENGNNTFDQDEWMVFYGRALADNKFTDENVYWLRFALQGEPNTGIEGSRVEERDATPVTQNLISPTAFLARARFEENVHHDVLAGTEIKSELADHYFWVAFRGGNIDTSRKDFPIEVPMAVPRLAIDRLATLRLKFQGASRRGNALHLARISFNGLQLGRIEEWKRQGSQIATRSIPHARVHNNQVNFMRIEALDKNHTPAGSYDFYLDWYEFDYWRGFQAEANRLEFNTNTEPRNRGKVHYNVRNIFQDTIDVYQIDENGIASRLTGGKVTRIGASHQILFEDTVNQHKRYFVISRSGYRSINALVRTPPTPLRNPSNQADYVVITHPNFTENIQPLVEFRRSQGLTTMVVDIGDIYDEFSDGLFNPFAIRRFLRYAYNSWQQPAPTYVLLVGDAHYDYKNTTVERYRRDPNFRGTYNLYPITVPTYHGWAPASGETAMDQRFVNISGEDALPDMLIGRLSVQTRDELATMVEKIINYEKNLQTGVWQGTLIQVADDHTDNPSDGVFEASRNELIQEIIPVGYDTRQIYLRKIRSPDRTRAQIRAAINRGALAIEYTGHGGIQTWADEAIFHSEDVVSLRNRYLPFVITTTCLNGQFDKPQQVGNFCLSEQFLLGKYGAIAALSATRLTYGTANAEFDKDLFESLFGVGRAPKLVINGDGELPPTIGHIVADAKISFVSRIRNTQWIPGTEQYTLFGDPASHLARPELDIKVDLERIALNKTHEIVIKANEVGTIEDVFDKVSGIALPGAERFTIASDFSTESLTAFATFANHFDDNINNDLVQRTGGRVWKGEYGTIRLDVPNSALPGGGVARVFAYDETRAAIGGTRFWIDTPVVHDIRETIDIKVTDTLSISVLVVDDKGPGGIRSIKVLWDDTATFKDETIQMVPARAPPGDVPLGGQWYELETAIPLPPGGRQVRYRLLITDSTGHEIAIPSKIERNIVRVPEGPNIAIGTDETDRAPIQYTFDEEKNNYQLVGEIINIGGRLVRSDIEVVFAEGNPDAEGNSIIDEDADIIGRVTITPDDWTDGIHALQRVTATLDLDKPLATGVHKIYVLADPDDPEIEDEILGNIQESRQFDNKKHISFIVNEFNYKPQEELTAFSLDRVFDIHFPASALDAEPQNKAGIPLSVSSQSPAAPSQPDLQFAPIPRVAALRRGLIRQGTEVAQYYEPAFRTGVKELKKPAEVKLRFDVSALEDTVREETLLQPDNPAFKTELEELTKDLAIYAWQADPSAWRRLSSQINYTSEGDFLLENYVTPTQMENASEQELETSAISINPNLTPAGTWILLFLDSNEYEVFLKRKGDPLIQKLDKPGQLDNPFREEGFGLELRIPRKESTPLGVNYTFEFADILAFKTDYDPGGDVVLIETWNANLGNGNATVSSRPGPKGEFAIGDWFIFFTDSVRYELYDASAEPVHHPNGVKVRGKVNEPLYLSHLGLDIIVTASSENFNFGDKVKFSSARTGTITAEVNKLTQFALMRSTDTEPPTFSIWVDGIQPQTGSVIPPRPSISIVLQDANGIDTEFLTIARQKDSGPLEPITDYEIRTQGGFQTVPIDYQPILFPGEHTFNITAQDFNGNTIGGDEGIVTYRFFVTEAPDLTPPTIDIRVTALGTGSTREPLDEPLIDGTVLTEQARFKITLTDDSALDETAFHLNFGNVYETLEPLDVSDYAEIFDPAAPTNAAITYAPDLPNGEYQLHITAADTSENTAELVTTFTLNEEVTLNEVFNVPNPTVDGKTFFTYHLAQAPDSVTIKIYSVNGRLLRTIVDASANRGTNETRWDGRDEIGMRCANGVYLYRVIAQTGDGNRIEQIGKLAILR